The proteins below are encoded in one region of Fibrella aestuarina BUZ 2:
- a CDS encoding aldo/keto reductase produces the protein MAQLGFGTWQFGGPSYVNDKPTGWGAADEAEAAQAILKALDAGIRFFDTADSYGQGQAETWLGNALAQQPAADVVVCTKFGNRRDDANQPYQDYSPTYLTEAVDASLRRLQRDTLDILLLHSPPDAFDWATYDPAPYEKLVQAGKIRAYGVSSRSVYGARRVMEAGFGSVLEVIYNALDRRAEDLLFTHPAADAYQFIARVPLASGFLKTTYLTQDPTFATDQYRHYLPDRDRDWLLNSVRQLAFLDQLPGGISASALRFCLSHPRVSVVIPGMRRSEHVLAHVAAAQQGVLPTESLEAIKQAVPDVPAHWKPA, from the coding sequence ATGGCACAACTAGGGTTTGGTACCTGGCAGTTTGGCGGGCCGAGTTACGTCAACGACAAGCCCACGGGCTGGGGTGCGGCCGACGAAGCCGAGGCGGCGCAGGCGATCCTGAAGGCGCTCGACGCGGGCATTCGCTTTTTTGATACCGCCGATAGCTACGGGCAGGGTCAGGCCGAAACCTGGCTGGGCAACGCGTTGGCTCAACAACCGGCGGCTGATGTGGTCGTTTGCACCAAATTCGGCAACCGCCGCGACGATGCCAATCAACCTTATCAGGATTATAGCCCAACGTACCTGACCGAAGCCGTCGACGCCAGCCTGCGCCGTTTGCAGCGCGATACCCTCGACATCCTGTTGTTACACAGCCCGCCCGATGCGTTCGACTGGGCCACGTACGACCCGGCTCCCTACGAAAAGCTGGTTCAGGCGGGTAAGATTCGGGCGTATGGCGTCAGTTCCCGGTCGGTGTATGGTGCCCGGCGCGTGATGGAAGCGGGCTTTGGGTCGGTCCTTGAAGTGATTTACAACGCGCTGGATCGCCGGGCCGAAGACCTGCTGTTTACGCATCCCGCCGCTGATGCCTACCAGTTCATTGCGCGGGTACCGCTGGCGTCGGGTTTTCTGAAAACAACGTACCTGACGCAGGATCCGACTTTCGCAACCGACCAATACCGCCACTATCTCCCCGATCGCGACCGCGATTGGCTGCTAAACAGCGTGCGCCAACTGGCCTTTCTGGATCAGCTACCGGGCGGCATCAGTGCCTCGGCCCTGCGGTTTTGCCTGAGCCATCCGCGCGTTTCGGTTGTCATCCCGGGCATGCGCCGCTCCGAGCACGTCTTGGCCCATGTTGCGGCCGCTCAACAGGGTGTTTTGCCCACTGAGAGCCTCGAGGCCATCAAACAAGCCGTACCCGACGTACCAGCGCACTGGAAACCGGCGTAA